One Sphingobacteriales bacterium DNA segment encodes these proteins:
- the folP gene encoding dihydropteroate synthase, whose protein sequence is MVNIPLINFNPSINCRGQFLDLQHPVVMGILNTTPDSFYLASRVQQKDAILYAAQKMVSQGARILDIGGISTRPGAKIVKEEEELRRVLPAVVLVRQYFPDIIISVDTFRAKIAQAVLQAGAHIINDISAGNLDPDLLPLIAQWPNVPYILMHMQGTPQNMQQNPFYDDVVAEVARFFCQKITELHQLGVYDIIIDPGFGFGKTLQHNYTLLKHLHSLIQITQGKPLLAGVSRKSMVTRLLKISPQQALNGTTALHILALQAGASILRVHDVKPAMQAIAIFEAWQQG, encoded by the coding sequence ATGGTTAATATTCCGTTAATAAACTTTAATCCGAGTATAAATTGCCGAGGTCAATTTTTGGATTTGCAGCATCCGGTTGTGATGGGTATTTTAAACACTACGCCCGACTCGTTTTATCTGGCAAGTAGGGTACAACAAAAAGATGCCATCTTATATGCCGCCCAAAAAATGGTATCGCAAGGCGCACGTATTTTAGATATTGGCGGCATTTCTACAAGACCTGGTGCCAAAATAGTTAAGGAGGAGGAAGAATTGCGGCGCGTATTACCTGCTGTTGTGTTGGTACGTCAATATTTTCCGGATATTATTATTTCAGTTGATACTTTTCGAGCTAAAATAGCACAAGCAGTTTTGCAAGCAGGGGCACATATCATAAACGATATATCAGCCGGAAATCTTGACCCAGACCTGCTTCCACTAATAGCGCAATGGCCAAATGTTCCGTATATTTTAATGCATATGCAGGGAACACCACAAAATATGCAGCAAAACCCTTTTTATGATGATGTTGTAGCTGAGGTGGCTAGGTTTTTTTGTCAAAAAATTACCGAATTGCACCAATTAGGCGTTTACGACATTATTATTGACCCGGGATTTGGCTTTGGCAAAACCTTACAACACAATTATACTTTATTGAAACATTTACACAGTTTAATTCAAATAACACAAGGAAAACCCTTGCTGGCTGGTGTTTCGCGTAAAAGTATGGTAACACGTTTGCTAAAAATTTCACCTCAACAAGCCTTAAACGGAACTACCGCACTGCACATTTTAGCTCTGCAAGCGGGGGCTTCCATCTTGCGCGTACACGATGTTAAGCCCGCTATGCAGGCAATTGCCATTTTTGAAGCATGGCAACAAGGGTAA
- a CDS encoding DUF1599 domain-containing protein, which translates to MHNTLAEFKAAIDQCRHVFTKKSADYGSAWRILRPSSLTDQLFIKAQRIRTIQEKGNAKINEGIEQEFTAIVNYCIMALVQVNAPADLPLQLTTPQALQLYDAQVNHAVQLLEAKNHDYGDAWRSMRISSFTDLILMKLYRIKQIEDNSGQTIASEGVESGYLDILNYAVFGLILLNKNNT; encoded by the coding sequence ATGCACAATACTCTTGCCGAATTTAAGGCCGCCATTGACCAATGCCGGCATGTTTTTACCAAAAAATCTGCCGATTACGGCTCGGCATGGCGCATTTTACGCCCCTCTTCATTAACCGACCAACTGTTTATAAAAGCCCAACGCATTAGAACCATTCAAGAAAAAGGAAACGCAAAAATTAACGAGGGTATTGAACAAGAATTTACCGCTATTGTTAATTACTGCATTATGGCTTTGGTGCAGGTAAATGCGCCTGCCGATTTACCACTTCAACTAACTACGCCACAAGCTCTACAACTTTACGATGCACAGGTAAACCACGCAGTTCAACTACTTGAAGCAAAAAATCACGACTATGGAGATGCTTGGCGAAGTATGCGCATTAGCTCGTTTACCGATTTAATTTTAATGAAATTATACCGGATTAAACAAATTGAAGACAACAGCGGGCAAACAATAGCTTCAGAAGGAGTTGAATCCGGATATTTAGATATTTTAAACTATGCCGTTTTTGGCCTCATTTTATTAAATAAAAACAATACTTAA
- the ruvB gene encoding Holliday junction branch migration DNA helicase RuvB, translating to MRNPNLKSDKLHLSEAEQTIEKALRPQQLDDFAGQPHILTNLEVFIKAASLRSESLDHVLLHGPPGLGKTTLSHIIANELGVNLKLTSGPVLEKPADLAGLLTNLEPNDVLFIDEIHRLSITVEEYLYAAMEDFKIDIMIESGPSARSIQLSLNPFTLIGATTRSGLLSSPMRSRFGITFRLEYYPASVLQGIIERSAAILKTPISPEGAYEIARRSRGTPRIANALLRRVRDFAQIKGNGSIDIEIARFALNQLHVDENGLDEMDNRILLTIIEKFSGGPVGINTVAMAVGEEPGTLEEVYEPYLVQEGYLKRTPRGREATEKAYKHVGKIPPIQNTNASLFDSIID from the coding sequence ATGCGCAACCCAAATCTAAAATCCGACAAATTGCATTTAAGCGAGGCCGAGCAAACAATAGAAAAAGCTTTACGCCCACAACAATTAGACGATTTTGCCGGCCAGCCCCATATACTTACAAATTTAGAAGTGTTTATTAAGGCGGCCAGTTTGCGCAGCGAATCGCTTGACCATGTTTTGTTGCATGGCCCCCCCGGATTAGGCAAAACAACCCTTTCGCATATTATAGCCAACGAATTGGGTGTAAATTTAAAATTGACCAGCGGCCCCGTTTTAGAAAAGCCCGCCGATTTAGCAGGCTTGCTTACCAACCTCGAACCAAACGATGTATTGTTTATAGATGAAATTCATCGCTTGAGCATTACCGTAGAAGAGTACTTGTATGCGGCTATGGAAGATTTTAAAATTGACATTATGATTGAAAGCGGTCCCTCGGCACGCAGTATTCAGTTAAGCCTTAACCCATTTACGTTAATTGGCGCTACTACTCGGTCGGGGTTATTGTCATCGCCTATGCGGTCGAGGTTTGGCATTACCTTCCGGCTCGAATATTATCCGGCCAGTGTATTGCAAGGTATTATTGAGCGGTCGGCGGCCATCTTAAAAACACCAATATCGCCCGAAGGGGCTTACGAAATTGCCCGCCGCAGCCGCGGTACCCCGCGCATAGCCAATGCCCTGCTTAGGCGTGTGCGCGATTTTGCCCAAATTAAAGGAAACGGCAGTATTGATATTGAAATTGCCCGCTTTGCCCTTAACCAACTACATGTTGACGAAAATGGCCTCGATGAAATGGATAACCGTATTTTACTTACCATCATCGAAAAATTTAGCGGCGGCCCAGTAGGCATCAACACCGTAGCAATGGCCGTAGGCGAAGAGCCCGGCACCCTCGAAGAGGTTTACGAACCCTATTTAGTGCAAGAAGGCTACCTAAAACGCACACCACGTGGCCGCGAAGCAACCGAAAAAGCCTATAAACACGTGGGCAAAATACCTCCCATACAAAACACCAACGCCTCCTTATTCGATTCGATAATTGATTAA
- a CDS encoding anhydro-N-acetylmuramic acid kinase: protein MKKSYCAVGLMSGTSLDGVDMVCAQFTYHNTDKTWTYKILKTGYIAYPKQWKRRLSLLVKKNAITYHKTHTFYGHYLGELTNEFIKKNNLSGKLDFVALHGHTVFHDPHDLVTSQIGDGAAVAYLTGVPAICQFRTSDVAAHGQGAPIVPITDLYLFAQHRFCLNLGGIANISAKTAPPKAIIGFDICANNLVLNHFANYFGQEYDNEGQIAQAGQVNSGLFEELNQLPFYKKTYPKSLDAGWVKTALMPIFERYALEPQDVLRTYVEHIAYQIGQSIKNVNKTEEIKDNTNKAITMLVTGGGAHNSFLMEQIAKHSPVSVIKASNDIINFKEALAIAFCGVLRVRGQANALSAVTGAHRDTVNGCIYHP from the coding sequence ATGAAAAAATCATATTGCGCAGTTGGCCTAATGTCGGGAACTTCGTTAGATGGTGTAGATATGGTTTGCGCACAATTTACCTACCACAATACCGATAAAACATGGACCTACAAAATATTAAAAACCGGATATATTGCCTACCCAAAACAGTGGAAACGGCGCTTATCGTTATTAGTAAAAAAAAATGCTATTACCTACCATAAAACCCACACTTTTTACGGACATTACTTGGGCGAGCTAACTAATGAGTTTATAAAAAAAAATAATCTATCCGGAAAACTTGATTTTGTGGCACTACATGGCCACACCGTTTTTCATGACCCCCATGACTTAGTAACTTCTCAAATTGGCGATGGTGCGGCAGTGGCTTACCTTACCGGCGTGCCGGCAATATGCCAGTTTAGAACAAGCGATGTGGCTGCTCATGGGCAGGGCGCCCCCATTGTACCTATTACCGACCTGTATTTGTTTGCCCAGCATAGATTTTGCCTTAATTTGGGTGGAATTGCAAATATATCGGCAAAAACCGCCCCTCCTAAAGCCATTATTGGTTTTGATATTTGTGCAAACAATCTGGTACTAAATCATTTTGCGAATTATTTTGGCCAAGAATATGACAATGAAGGGCAAATTGCACAAGCGGGGCAAGTAAATTCCGGACTATTTGAAGAATTAAACCAACTGCCGTTTTATAAAAAAACTTATCCTAAATCGTTAGATGCCGGATGGGTTAAAACTGCGTTAATGCCAATTTTTGAACGCTACGCTCTTGAACCACAAGATGTATTGCGCACTTACGTTGAACATATAGCCTACCAAATTGGGCAAAGTATTAAAAACGTCAATAAAACCGAAGAAATAAAAGATAACACCAATAAAGCCATCACTATGTTGGTAACAGGTGGAGGTGCGCACAACTCTTTTTTAATGGAGCAAATTGCCAAACACAGCCCTGTTTCGGTTATTAAAGCCAGCAACGATATTATAAATTTTAAAGAGGCATTAGCAATAGCTTTTTGCGGAGTTTTGCGTGTTCGTGGTCAGGCCAACGCGCTGTCGGCTGTAACGGGGGCACACCGAGATACAGTAAATGGCTGTATTTACCATCCTTAG
- a CDS encoding efflux RND transporter permease subunit translates to MLNALIRFALQNRLLVLAMACLLLVYGVVTIISLPVDVLPDLNRPRVTIFLEANGMAPEEIETQIITPVEVALNGATGVEDVRSNASIGIGMVFVEFDWGTDIYTARQLVNEKLQTVQLPSGITPVMGPISSIMGQIMMVGLWSDTISSTELRTLADFTIRRRLMAIKGVSQVIPIGGERLQYQVLVSSARLKQFNITVDDVEAAIGLTNQNTTGGFYDSYGSEVLIRNIARATNIEDLQNTVVANKDGLPVLLSQVADVVFGGAVKRGDASINTHKAVILTIEKQPSANTVELTNQIETALAELEPSLPQGVKLNPYIFQQKYFIEHAIHNVVEALRDGFILVIIILFLFLLNLRTTAITLTAIPLSLVITALVFKWFNISINTLTLGGLAIAIGELVDDAIVDVENVFRRLRENYQAPNPKPVLQVVYQASSEVRNSIVYATIIVILVFIPLFYMQGIEGRIFMPLGIAYITAILASLIVSLTVTPALCSYLLNKNIIKSHTSDGFLVRWLKRQNTKLLNWSLNRPKFILILSGCLIAAALAVIPFFGSEFLPPFNEGSFTINVTTPSGTSLEESDKIGTMAEKLMMRVPEVAFASRRTGRAELDEHVEPVSSSEIDVKLNDTINNRSRDEIIAHIRKELSVLKGITINVGQPISHRIDHLMSGVRAQVAIKLFGNDLTELRQIANQIAHTITPVTGVTDVQVEKQVLVPQLLIKVNREALKRYGLQAGKVAQDLEIFYNGKVVGQIYDGQKQFDVLLRTNQQERTNIEAVRNTLIDAPSGNLIPLHQIADIEYTSAINSISHENAQRKITVSCNVQGRDLGSTVEDLKSQIAQKINLPQGYYLHYGGQYEQQKMASKLIIWMAVFAVIGIFIALYHYFKSVPIVLQIMFNIPLALVGSVIAVVLTGGIFSIATLVGFITLTGIASRNGIMKISHYIHLIEEEGETFGKQMIIRGSLERLVPVLMTALVAALALVPLTLDPHAPGKEILYPVATVILGGLLSSTLLDMFVTPAVFYLFGQKGLNSYFKSKSMANEK, encoded by the coding sequence ATGTTAAATGCACTCATAAGGTTTGCCCTTCAAAATAGGCTGTTGGTTTTAGCAATGGCTTGCTTGTTATTGGTGTATGGCGTGGTTACCATTATAAGCCTGCCCGTAGATGTATTACCCGACCTTAATCGTCCGCGTGTTACCATTTTTTTAGAAGCCAACGGCATGGCGCCCGAAGAGATTGAAACTCAAATAATAACGCCGGTTGAAGTAGCATTAAATGGCGCAACAGGCGTTGAAGATGTGCGCAGCAATGCTAGCATAGGTATAGGAATGGTATTTGTAGAATTTGACTGGGGAACCGATATTTACACCGCCCGACAATTAGTAAACGAAAAGCTGCAAACAGTACAACTGCCCTCCGGAATTACGCCTGTTATGGGGCCAATATCGTCTATCATGGGGCAAATAATGATGGTAGGCCTTTGGTCAGATACAATTAGCTCAACCGAGTTGCGCACTTTAGCCGATTTTACCATCCGGAGGAGACTTATGGCCATTAAAGGCGTATCGCAGGTTATACCTATTGGGGGCGAGCGTTTGCAATACCAGGTGCTCGTTTCGTCGGCAAGGCTTAAACAATTTAATATTACCGTTGATGATGTGGAAGCAGCCATCGGCTTAACCAACCAAAACACGACTGGTGGTTTTTACGATAGCTACGGCAGCGAGGTGCTAATACGCAATATTGCCCGCGCTACTAATATTGAAGATTTGCAAAATACCGTAGTTGCGAATAAAGATGGGCTTCCAGTACTATTGTCGCAAGTTGCCGATGTGGTTTTTGGTGGCGCAGTAAAACGCGGCGATGCCAGTATAAATACACATAAAGCAGTAATTTTAACTATCGAAAAACAGCCAAGTGCCAATACCGTTGAGCTTACCAACCAAATTGAAACCGCATTGGCCGAGTTAGAGCCCTCATTGCCGCAGGGGGTAAAACTTAACCCGTATATTTTTCAACAAAAATACTTCATTGAACACGCCATACACAATGTTGTCGAAGCCCTTCGCGATGGATTTATATTGGTAATTATTATTTTATTTTTATTTTTACTTAATCTTCGCACTACCGCTATTACGCTTACGGCCATTCCCTTGTCGTTAGTTATTACTGCTTTGGTTTTTAAATGGTTTAATATTTCAATCAATACCCTAACCTTGGGCGGTTTAGCCATTGCCATTGGCGAATTGGTTGACGATGCCATTGTTGACGTTGAAAATGTTTTCAGGCGATTGCGCGAAAATTACCAAGCGCCAAATCCCAAACCAGTATTGCAAGTGGTTTATCAGGCCAGTAGCGAGGTGCGCAACTCCATAGTTTACGCCACCATCATTGTAATATTAGTATTTATACCTTTATTTTATATGCAAGGCATCGAGGGGCGTATATTTATGCCTTTAGGTATTGCCTATATCACAGCTATTTTGGCCTCGTTAATAGTATCGTTAACAGTTACACCTGCTTTATGCTCGTATTTGTTGAACAAAAATATTATTAAAAGTCATACCTCTGATGGCTTTTTGGTAAGATGGCTTAAACGGCAAAATACTAAACTATTAAATTGGAGTTTAAACAGACCCAAGTTTATTTTAATTTTATCCGGATGTTTAATAGCGGCTGCCCTTGCAGTCATACCATTTTTTGGCTCCGAGTTTTTACCACCCTTCAACGAAGGCTCATTTACCATCAATGTAACTACACCATCGGGCACCTCTTTAGAAGAAAGCGACAAAATTGGCACTATGGCCGAAAAGCTAATGATGCGGGTTCCGGAAGTAGCCTTTGCAAGCCGCCGCACCGGACGAGCAGAGTTGGATGAACACGTTGAACCCGTTAGCAGCTCAGAAATAGATGTTAAACTCAACGATACTATTAACAACCGGAGTCGAGACGAAATCATAGCACATATTCGCAAAGAATTATCCGTTTTAAAAGGCATAACCATAAATGTAGGTCAGCCAATATCGCACCGTATTGACCATTTAATGTCGGGGGTGCGCGCGCAGGTAGCCATAAAATTGTTTGGCAACGACCTTACCGAACTTCGGCAAATAGCCAACCAAATAGCGCATACAATTACCCCCGTAACCGGCGTAACCGATGTGCAAGTTGAAAAACAGGTGTTAGTACCACAACTTTTAATTAAAGTAAACCGTGAAGCCCTAAAAAGATATGGCTTACAAGCCGGAAAAGTAGCTCAAGACCTCGAAATATTTTATAATGGCAAAGTGGTTGGGCAAATTTACGATGGGCAAAAACAGTTTGATGTACTGTTGCGCACCAACCAACAAGAGCGCACCAATATAGAAGCCGTCCGCAATACACTTATAGACGCACCATCCGGAAACCTAATTCCGTTACACCAAATTGCCGATATTGAATATACCAGCGCCATTAACAGTATCTCGCACGAAAACGCACAACGAAAAATTACAGTTAGTTGTAATGTGCAAGGTCGCGACTTAGGCAGCACAGTCGAGGACCTTAAAAGCCAGATAGCACAAAAGATTAATTTGCCACAAGGCTATTATTTACATTATGGCGGCCAATACGAACAGCAAAAAATGGCTTCAAAATTAATAATATGGATGGCTGTTTTTGCCGTAATTGGAATATTTATCGCACTTTATCATTATTTCAAATCGGTGCCCATCGTTTTGCAAATTATGTTTAATATTCCCTTGGCCTTGGTTGGAAGCGTGATAGCAGTAGTTTTAACAGGTGGCATTTTTTCAATAGCTACTTTGGTGGGTTTTATTACCTTAACCGGAATAGCCTCGCGCAATGGCATTATGAAGATATCGCACTATATTCACTTAATAGAAGAGGAGGGCGAAACCTTTGGCAAACAAATGATAATTAGGGGTTCGTTAGAGCGTTTGGTACCGGTTTTAATGACGGCGTTGGTGGCAGCTTTGGCTTTGGTGCCGCTGACTTTAGACCCCCATGCACCCGGAAAAGAAATATTATACCCCGTTGCAACCGTTATACTGGGGGGACTGTTATCGTCAACATTATTAGACATGTTTGTAACACCGGCAGTTTTTTACCTTTTTGGACAAAAAGGCTTAAACAGTTATTTTAAATCAAAATCAATGGCAAATGAAAAATAG
- a CDS encoding tetratricopeptide repeat protein, giving the protein MARTIPNNKLKNKNNDSTQEELQSQKREKTFLDQEFDISTQYSRAEKFFELYKKQILIVLGVGLTILALYLAVKNIYLPSQEQAAMEEMYPAQIYFEKDSFKLALEGDGENPGFLGVIESNNGWTKAVNLAEYYAGICYLNMGQYEDAIKYLGKFSGNDEVVSSMALGATGDAYLELDNPAKALQYYKSAANNSRNDFSTPMYLLKSGILMERQGDKSGAASAYKQIRDQYPDSPQARDADKYLSRAEAGQ; this is encoded by the coding sequence ATGGCTCGTACAATACCTAACAATAAATTAAAAAATAAAAATAACGATTCTACCCAAGAAGAATTGCAAAGCCAAAAACGGGAAAAAACTTTTTTAGACCAGGAATTCGATATTTCAACTCAATATTCGCGTGCAGAAAAGTTTTTTGAATTGTACAAAAAGCAAATCTTGATAGTTTTGGGCGTAGGTTTGACAATTTTAGCCTTGTATTTGGCGGTTAAAAACATTTACTTACCAAGCCAAGAACAGGCAGCAATGGAAGAGATGTACCCTGCACAGATTTATTTTGAAAAAGACAGTTTTAAACTTGCTTTGGAAGGCGACGGCGAAAATCCCGGATTTTTAGGTGTAATTGAGTCGAATAATGGTTGGACTAAAGCAGTCAATTTGGCCGAATATTATGCCGGAATTTGTTATCTCAATATGGGTCAATACGAAGATGCCATAAAATATTTAGGCAAGTTTAGCGGTAACGATGAAGTTGTTAGCTCAATGGCTTTGGGCGCTACCGGCGATGCTTATTTAGAGTTAGACAACCCCGCGAAAGCATTGCAATATTACAAAAGTGCAGCTAATAATAGCCGAAACGACTTCTCGACCCCCATGTATTTGCTAAAATCGGGCATTTTAATGGAGCGTCAAGGGGATAAATCGGGTGCTGCCTCTGCTTACAAACAAATTCGCGACCAATACCCCGACAGCCCCCAAGCCCGCGATGCCGATAAATACCTTTCGCGTGCCGAAGCTGGGCAATAA
- the pdhA gene encoding pyruvate dehydrogenase (acetyl-transferring) E1 component subunit alpha: MDQSPPFNTDLYPRETYLRWYESMYLQRAFEDVTLKLYKNEQKIRGFCHVYNGQEAVSSGIISATHSDDPIITAYRDHGLALARGVSAKSCMAELFGKTTGCAKGKGGSMHFFSSEHHFYGGHGIVGAQIPMGTGLGFAQKYKNTGKVCITLFGDGAIRQGALYESWNMAMLWKIPVVYVCENNGYAMGTSVQRSSNVRELYTIGQAFDMPSFQVNGMRCEDVHEAILEATERAREGQGPTFLEIKTYRYQGHSVSDAGKYRTREELEAYRELDPIETTASTMLQNNLATEDELKAIRKKINEEIAAAVVFAEESPFPNPEDIYEDMYEDNSYPFLKD; this comes from the coding sequence ATGGACCAATCGCCACCCTTCAATACAGATTTATACCCCCGCGAAACCTATTTGCGATGGTATGAGTCGATGTATTTGCAACGCGCCTTTGAAGACGTAACCCTTAAACTCTACAAAAACGAACAAAAAATCAGAGGATTTTGCCACGTTTATAATGGTCAAGAGGCTGTATCGAGTGGCATAATTTCGGCAACGCATAGCGACGACCCGATTATTACGGCCTATCGCGACCACGGATTAGCCTTGGCTAGGGGTGTTAGTGCTAAGTCTTGTATGGCCGAGTTGTTTGGCAAAACAACAGGCTGCGCCAAAGGGAAAGGTGGCTCAATGCACTTTTTTAGCAGTGAACACCATTTTTATGGCGGGCATGGCATTGTAGGTGCTCAAATTCCAATGGGTACAGGTTTAGGCTTTGCCCAAAAGTATAAAAATACAGGTAAAGTTTGCATCACTTTATTTGGAGACGGCGCTATACGACAAGGTGCTTTATACGAGTCGTGGAATATGGCCATGCTTTGGAAAATTCCGGTAGTATATGTTTGCGAAAATAATGGCTATGCTATGGGTACATCAGTGCAAAGGTCATCGAATGTTCGCGAACTATATACCATTGGTCAGGCCTTTGATATGCCCAGTTTTCAGGTAAACGGTATGCGCTGCGAAGATGTGCATGAAGCTATTTTAGAGGCTACCGAGCGCGCACGCGAAGGCCAAGGCCCTACTTTTTTAGAAATTAAAACTTACCGTTACCAAGGCCACTCGGTTAGCGACGCCGGAAAATACCGAACCCGCGAAGAGTTAGAAGCCTACCGCGAACTTGACCCCATTGAAACAACAGCTTCAACAATGTTGCAAAATAATTTAGCTACCGAAGACGAGTTGAAAGCCATCCGGAAAAAAATAAATGAGGAAATTGCAGCGGCGGTTGTCTTTGCCGAGGAATCACCATTCCCCAATCCGGAAGATATTTATGAAGACATGTACGAAGATAATTCGTATCCGTTTCTTAAAGACTAA
- a CDS encoding FAD-binding protein, translating into MIKRVIFEATPPQAANKMECKELAIKASGYKNEEVKHVHFIRKSLDARSRHRAKYIFQADVYINEPFVIQPAVGSTYKMATAQSKKVIIVGAGPAGYFAALELLSLGFKPIIFDRGKDVQARRRDLRAIQQFSIVNPNSNYCFGEGGAGAYSDGKLYTRSTKRGSIEKSLKILVEHGANPDILVEAHPHIGSNKLPKIVANMRATIEVFGGEVHFNSWVNDYIIQNGKIKGVVVNGQDEVFADAVILATGHSARDVFYRLQALSVALEAKPFALGVRVEHPQALIDELQYHQAQRGDYLPAASYNLTCQSLGRGVFSFCMCPGGLIVPAATAPGELVVNGMSMSRRDSAYANSGIAVEVQLADLANYQQHGALAALAFQAAVEQKMFTSGNGSQQAPCQRLPDFVMGRLSATLNHTSYIPDVFAAPLHQLMPNFIVKRLQAAFVHFGKQMPGYFSEAGQIVAPESRTSSPVRLPRLAQTLQHPQIAGLYPCGEGAGYAGGILSAAMDGQRVAQAIGMAL; encoded by the coding sequence ATGATAAAAAGGGTTATTTTTGAGGCTACTCCCCCGCAGGCAGCCAATAAAATGGAATGTAAAGAATTAGCCATTAAGGCCTCCGGATATAAAAACGAGGAAGTAAAGCACGTTCATTTTATCCGGAAAAGTTTAGACGCTCGCAGCAGGCATCGGGCAAAATATATTTTTCAGGCCGATGTTTATATCAACGAGCCTTTTGTTATTCAGCCCGCTGTTGGCAGCACCTACAAAATGGCAACAGCGCAATCAAAAAAAGTGATTATTGTAGGCGCAGGCCCGGCCGGATATTTTGCTGCCCTCGAACTTTTGTCGCTGGGTTTTAAGCCCATTATTTTTGACCGCGGCAAAGATGTTCAGGCGCGCCGCCGCGATTTACGGGCTATTCAGCAGTTTTCAATAGTAAATCCAAACTCAAATTATTGTTTTGGCGAGGGCGGCGCAGGTGCTTACAGCGATGGGAAACTTTACACCCGCTCGACCAAGCGCGGCAGTATTGAAAAAAGTTTGAAAATTTTAGTCGAGCATGGGGCAAATCCGGATATTTTGGTAGAAGCGCACCCTCATATCGGCTCAAACAAATTGCCAAAAATTGTAGCTAATATGCGGGCAACTATTGAGGTGTTTGGTGGCGAAGTCCATTTTAACAGTTGGGTGAACGATTATATTATACAAAACGGCAAAATAAAAGGAGTGGTGGTAAATGGCCAAGATGAGGTTTTTGCCGATGCCGTAATTTTAGCTACCGGACATTCGGCGCGAGATGTGTTTTACCGCTTGCAGGCATTAAGTGTGGCCTTAGAAGCCAAACCCTTTGCCTTGGGCGTGCGCGTAGAGCATCCGCAGGCATTAATTGACGAGCTGCAGTACCACCAAGCCCAGCGCGGCGATTATTTGCCCGCTGCCTCGTATAATTTAACCTGTCAAAGTTTGGGGCGAGGTGTTTTTTCGTTTTGTATGTGCCCCGGAGGCTTAATAGTGCCCGCCGCAACTGCCCCCGGCGAATTAGTAGTGAACGGTATGAGCATGTCGCGGCGCGACTCGGCGTATGCCAATTCGGGTATTGCTGTTGAGGTACAATTGGCCGATTTAGCAAATTACCAGCAGCACGGGGCCTTAGCGGCCTTAGCTTTTCAGGCGGCAGTTGAGCAAAAAATGTTTACCTCTGGAAACGGCAGCCAGCAAGCCCCTTGCCAACGCCTCCCCGATTTTGTTATGGGGCGTTTATCGGCAACTTTAAACCATACTTCGTATATTCCAGACGTGTTTGCAGCGCCATTACATCAATTGATGCCTAATTTTATAGTAAAAAGATTACAAGCCGCTTTTGTTCATTTTGGCAAACAAATGCCCGGTTATTTTAGCGAGGCGGGGCAAATTGTGGCGCCCGAGTCGCGCACAAGTTCGCCGGTGCGCCTACCAAGGCTGGCGCAAACCTTGCAGCACCCACAAATTGCAGGGCTTTACCCCTGCGGCGAAGGAGCGGGTTATGCAGGTGGTATTTTATCGGCGGCAATGGATGGGCAACGGGTAGCGCAAGCTATTGGCATGGCCTTGTAG